The Ahaetulla prasina isolate Xishuangbanna chromosome 4, ASM2864084v1, whole genome shotgun sequence genome has a window encoding:
- the TPPP2 gene encoding tubulin polymerization-promoting protein family member 2 isoform X2, with the protein MSELEKAFRKFAVYGDTAATGNDMTGKNFSKMLKECGVMDGKAVTSTDVDIVFNKVKTKTARNITYPEFQEAIKELSAKRFKGKSAEEALQATHQLMEGKEPGNVGATKAVAAGAVDRLTDTSKYTGSHKERFDESGKGKGIAGRAEITDHSGYVGAYKGSGTYDKTH; encoded by the exons ATGTCAGAGCTGGAAAAAGCCTTCCGCAAATTTGCTGTGTATGGAGACACAGCTGCCACAGGCAATGACATGACAGGCAAGAACTTCTCCAAGATGTTGAAGGAATGTGGTGTAATGGATGGCAAAGCAGTGACCAGCACTGATGTGGACATTGTCTTCAATAAAGTCAA GACCAAGACCGCTCGCAACATCACATATCCAGAATTCCAAGAAGCAATAAAAGAGCTGAGTGCTAAACGCTTCAAAGGAAAGTCCGCAGAGGAGGCTTTGCAGGCCACTCACCAGTTGATGGAGGGCAAGGAACCAGGCAACGTAGGAGCGACG AAAGCTGTTGCAGCTGGTGCAGTAGACAGACTGACGGACACCAGCAAATACACGGGTTCTCACAAGGAACGCTTTGACGAAAGTGGCAAAGGCAAAGGGATAGCTGGGCGTGCAGAAATAACGGACCACAGCGGCTACGTTGGGGCTTATAAGGGAAGTGGGACTTATGATAAGACCCACTAA